Proteins encoded together in one Mus pahari chromosome 9, PAHARI_EIJ_v1.1, whole genome shotgun sequence window:
- the Zc3h10 gene encoding zinc finger CCCH domain-containing protein 10, whose amino-acid sequence MPDRDSYANGTGSSGGGPGGGGSEETSGAGTGSGGATSDAICRDFLRNVCKRGKRCRYRHPDMSEVSNLGVSKNEFIFCHDFQNKECSRPNCRFIHGSKEDEDGYKKTGELPPRLRQKVAAGLGLSPADLPNGKEEVPICRDFLKGDCQRGAKCKFRHLQRDFEFDARGGGGTGGGGSTGSAPPGRRHDLYDIYDLPERGFEDHEPGPKRRRGGCCPPDGPHFESYECNLAPLRGVECRLLEEENALLRKRVEELKKQVSNLLATNEVLLEQNAQFRNQAKVMTLSSTAPATEQTLAPTVGTVATFNHGIAQTHTTLSSQALQPRPVSQQELVAPAGAPAAPPTNAAPPAAPPPPPPHLNPEITPLSAALAQTIAQGMAPPPVSMAPVAVSVAPVAPVAVSMAQPLAGITMSHTTTPMVTYPIASQSMRITAMPH is encoded by the coding sequence ATGCCTGACCGGGACAGCTATGCCAACGGCACTGGCAGCAGCGGTGGAGGCCCTGGAGGTGGTGGCAGTGAGGAGACCAGTGGGGCAGGGACAGGCAGTGGGGGGGCCACCTCAGATGCCATCTGCAGAGACTTCCTGAGGAACGTCTGCAAGCGAGGCAAGCGTTGTCGATACCGCCACCCAGACATGAGTGAGGTATCCAATTTGGGGGTAAGCAAAAATGAGTTTATCTTCTGCCATGACTTCCAAAACAAGGAGTGTAGCCGCCCCAACTGCCGTTTCATCCACGGCTCCAAGGAGGATGAGGATGGCTATAAAAAGACAGGAGAGCTGCCGCCCCGGCTGAGGCAGAAAGTGGCCGCTGGGCTGGGTCTCTCACCCGCCGACCTACCCAATGGTAAGGAGGAGGTCCCCATCTGCCGCGACTTCCTCAAAGGTGACTGTCAGAGAGGAGCCAAGTGCAAGTTTCGTCACCTGCAAAGGGATTTTGAGTTTGATGCTCGAGGTGGAGGAGGCACTGGAGGTGGAGGCTCGACAGGCTCTGCTCCCCCAGGACGCAGGCATGATCTCTATGACATCTATGACCTTCCAGAAAGGGGCTTTGAGGACCACGAACCAGGCCCTAAGCGCCGGAGAGGTGGCTGTTGCCCTCCTGATGGCCCCCATTTTGAGTCCTATGAATGTAACTTGGCTCCGCTCCGTGGGGTTGAGTGCAGACTGCTAGAAGAGGAGAACGCTCTGCTCAGGAAACGCGTGGAGGAGCTGAAGAAGCAGGTCAGCAACCTGCTGGCCACCAATGAGGTACTTCTGGAACAGAATGCCCAATTCCGAAATCAGGCCAAGGTGATGACCCTGAGCTCCACTGCACCTGCGACTGAGCAGACCCTGGCCCCTACTGTGGGCACGGTGGCCACTTTTAACCATGGCATAGCCCAGACTCACACCACTCTGAGCAGCCAGGCTCTACAGCCTCGGCCTGTGTCCCAGCAAGAACTTGTTGCTCCTGCAGGAGCACCGGCTGCTCCCCCAACTAATGCTGCACCTCCTGCTGCTCCACCGCCCCCACCTCCACACCTGAACCCAGAGATCACGCCACTGTCAGCCGCTCTGGCTCAGACCattgcccagggaatggcaccccCGCCTGTTTCCATGGCCCCTGTAGCTGTGTCTGTGGCTCCTGTGGCTCCTGTGGCTGTGTCCATGGCCCAGCCCTTAGCAGGAATCACAATGAGCCACACCACCACTCCCATGGTGACTTACCCCATTGCTTCCCAGAGCATGCGCATCACAGCCATGCCACACTGA